Proteins from a genomic interval of Pseudomonas silesiensis:
- the potE gene encoding putrescine-ornithine antiporter — MADSSKKMGLMGLTTLVTVNMMGSGIIMLPTNMAQLGAVSLLSWIFTAIGSMAIAYCFAQCGVFCSRSGGLSAYTEEAHGKSGFFLCSYLYFLSLAIANVAVAISAVGYMSAFLPWLSSGAIPLFVGTVGLIWITIIANFGGPSITGKIGAITVWGVIIPVAGLSIIGWFWFDANVLEAAWNPNNLAISEAIGKAIPLTLWAFLGMESAAQATDAVEDPKRNVPLACLFGTLGAATVYVLSTTVIQGIIPNAELANSSAPFALVYAKMFSPLVGNIVMALAVMACVGSLLGWQFTLAQTAKMTADQNLFLKLFSKVNASDAPVVGMIVCGVLQTLMAVSTISPDAAAQFSKLVSLAAVTNLIPYITALTGLLVIMHKAQVGPAVYSRNLVVLLVAVAYSLYALYACGKDAVLGGTLVLAFGYLLYGFLAKRFVDAPTVTQARTGNV; from the coding sequence ATGGCTGATTCGAGCAAGAAAATGGGCCTGATGGGGCTCACCACCCTGGTAACGGTCAACATGATGGGGTCGGGCATCATCATGCTCCCCACCAACATGGCCCAACTGGGTGCCGTCTCGCTGTTGTCGTGGATTTTCACAGCGATCGGCTCGATGGCCATTGCCTACTGCTTCGCCCAGTGCGGGGTGTTCTGCTCGCGTTCCGGCGGCTTGTCCGCCTACACCGAAGAGGCTCATGGGAAGTCGGGGTTCTTCCTCTGCTCGTACCTGTACTTCCTGTCCCTGGCGATCGCCAACGTCGCCGTCGCGATCTCGGCGGTGGGCTACATGAGCGCCTTCCTGCCCTGGCTGAGCAGTGGTGCCATCCCGCTATTCGTCGGCACGGTCGGGCTGATCTGGATCACCATCATCGCCAACTTCGGTGGCCCAAGCATCACCGGCAAGATCGGCGCGATCACCGTGTGGGGCGTGATCATTCCGGTGGCGGGCCTGAGCATCATCGGCTGGTTCTGGTTCGACGCCAACGTGCTGGAGGCCGCCTGGAACCCCAACAACCTGGCCATCTCCGAAGCCATCGGCAAGGCCATTCCCCTGACCCTGTGGGCCTTCCTCGGCATGGAATCGGCAGCCCAGGCCACCGATGCGGTGGAGGACCCCAAGCGCAATGTGCCGCTGGCCTGCCTGTTCGGCACTCTCGGTGCAGCCACTGTCTACGTGCTGTCGACCACGGTCATCCAGGGCATCATTCCGAACGCCGAACTGGCCAACTCCTCGGCGCCTTTCGCGCTGGTCTACGCCAAGATGTTCAGCCCGCTGGTGGGTAATATCGTCATGGCCCTGGCGGTCATGGCTTGCGTGGGCTCGCTGCTGGGCTGGCAGTTCACCCTGGCCCAGACCGCGAAGATGACCGCCGACCAGAACCTGTTCCTCAAGCTGTTCAGCAAGGTCAACGCCAGCGATGCGCCCGTGGTCGGCATGATCGTCTGCGGTGTGCTGCAGACGCTGATGGCGGTGTCGACCATTTCTCCCGATGCCGCTGCCCAGTTCAGCAAACTGGTCAGCCTGGCGGCCGTGACCAACCTGATCCCTTACATCACGGCGCTGACCGGTTTGCTGGTGATCATGCACAAGGCCCAGGTGGGGCCCGCGGTGTACTCGCGCAACCTGGTGGTGCTGCTGGTGGCGGTGGCCTACTCGTTGTATGCGCTATACGCCTGCGGCAAGGATGCGGTATTGGGCGGCACGCTGGTGCTCGCCTTTGGTTACCTGCTCTATGGCTTCCTCGCCAAGCGTTTCGTCGACGCGCCAACCGTCACCCAGGCCAGGACCGGCAATGTTTAG
- a CDS encoding amino acid ABC transporter substrate-binding protein translates to MNVPLAKTIRLLLALVFTALPMVASANTLERIRTSNAFTLGYVPDLSPFSVQDGDKASGYAIDLCLKIADKLKTELNLPNLQLRYQPVTVAEETSAVKLGKVDILCTPTPPTLERRKTISYSIPVYTAGLSVLVRKDAAEPLLNALNGKEANPGPTWRGTINRGLANQTYATIEGGVTEDWIRERMRMLGVIASLVTVANINEGASLVAARKADAFFAERMLLKNLVAKGDANNDLMVLDRIFEFAPVAMIVERGDEDFRLLVDMALSEAYRSGAIEQEYDKYLGGIDATMKKLFRVYALP, encoded by the coding sequence ATGAACGTACCACTTGCAAAAACCATTCGCCTGCTGCTCGCCCTGGTGTTCACCGCGCTGCCGATGGTGGCGAGTGCCAACACCCTGGAGCGCATCCGCACCAGCAATGCCTTTACCCTGGGCTACGTGCCCGACCTGTCGCCCTTCAGCGTTCAGGATGGCGACAAAGCCAGCGGTTATGCCATCGACCTGTGCCTGAAGATCGCCGACAAGCTCAAGACCGAACTCAACCTGCCCAACCTGCAGTTGCGGTACCAGCCCGTCACGGTCGCGGAAGAGACCAGCGCGGTGAAACTGGGCAAGGTCGACATCCTCTGCACGCCGACCCCGCCAACCCTCGAACGGCGCAAGACCATCAGCTACTCGATACCGGTGTATACCGCCGGCCTCTCGGTACTGGTGCGCAAGGATGCCGCCGAACCGCTGCTTAACGCGCTCAACGGCAAGGAGGCCAACCCCGGCCCGACCTGGCGGGGTACGATCAACCGCGGCCTGGCCAACCAGACCTACGCCACCATCGAGGGCGGTGTGACCGAAGACTGGATTCGCGAGCGGATGCGCATGCTTGGCGTGATCGCTTCACTGGTGACCGTGGCCAACATCAACGAAGGTGCCAGCCTGGTGGCCGCGCGCAAGGCCGATGCGTTCTTCGCCGAGCGCATGCTGCTGAAAAACCTGGTGGCCAAGGGGGATGCCAACAATGACCTGATGGTCCTGGACCGCATCTTCGAGTTCGCCCCGGTGGCGATGATCGTCGAGCGCGGTGACGAAGACTTCCGCCTCCTGGTCGATATGGCCCTGAGCGAGGCTTATCGTTCCGGTGCCATCGAGCAGGAGTACGACAAGTACCTGGGCGGGATCGACGCGACGATGAAAAAGCTGTTCCGGGTGTATGCATTGCCCTGA
- a CDS encoding c-type cytochrome: MKSVIVALITFNIISMACATEIVEPTAPPKIPNPTQNQAPTFLPPAEETLPDNAFGRLVQQGHAIFVDTKANASEFVGNGLNCTNCHLEQGRKADSAPLWGAYTMYPAYRKKNDKVNTYAERLQGCFQFSMNGKPPPADSQVISALTAYSYWLATGAPTGQELPGRSYPEIPEPTGGFDLAKGKAIYARQCSVCHGDEGEGQKAGGDYVFPPLWGKDSFNWGAGMHRINTAAGFIKSNMPLGKGGTLSTDEAWHVAAYMNSHERPKDPRMIAGSVEQTRLKFHANDGVNLYGQKVNGVIVGQGTE; encoded by the coding sequence ATGAAATCCGTCATTGTTGCACTTATTACTTTCAACATTATATCAATGGCTTGTGCTACTGAAATTGTAGAACCAACCGCACCACCCAAAATCCCGAATCCAACTCAGAATCAAGCTCCCACATTTCTCCCTCCCGCGGAGGAGACGCTACCTGACAATGCTTTTGGTCGATTAGTCCAGCAAGGCCACGCGATCTTTGTAGATACGAAAGCCAACGCATCCGAGTTCGTAGGAAACGGATTAAATTGCACCAACTGTCATTTAGAGCAGGGAAGAAAAGCCGACTCTGCCCCTCTTTGGGGGGCTTACACAATGTACCCGGCCTATCGAAAAAAGAACGACAAGGTCAATACCTACGCTGAGCGCTTACAAGGGTGTTTTCAGTTCAGCATGAACGGGAAACCGCCTCCAGCTGACAGTCAAGTCATCTCTGCTCTTACCGCATACTCATATTGGCTCGCAACTGGCGCACCTACAGGGCAAGAGCTGCCTGGACGTTCTTACCCCGAGATTCCTGAACCTACCGGAGGTTTCGATCTCGCCAAGGGAAAGGCAATCTACGCTAGGCAGTGTTCTGTATGCCACGGAGATGAAGGTGAAGGCCAGAAAGCCGGGGGCGACTATGTGTTTCCACCGCTATGGGGTAAAGATTCATTCAACTGGGGTGCGGGGATGCATCGAATCAATACCGCAGCCGGCTTCATAAAATCGAACATGCCCTTGGGTAAGGGGGGAACGCTTTCCACCGATGAGGCATGGCACGTTGCAGCCTATATGAACAGTCACGAACGACCAAAAGACCCAAGGATGATTGCCGGCTCTGTCGAGCAGACCAGATTAAAATTTCACGCGAATGATGGGGTCAATCTCTATGGGCAAAAGGTGAATGGAGTGATAGTCGGCCAAGGTACTGAGTGA
- a CDS encoding hemerythrin domain-containing protein — MNVLLNELHAYHHEVATKITQIKALVGRLKHESAGADDFKQLFKMLEALHGDAERRHHENEELIRRALLATDAPIHQRVKDIERDHLAFGRIAGQLKMLEDSTQEARVIADTIEDFIRKYYDHMEAEESIFFPMADKWLSDIQWEETKRQWH; from the coding sequence ATGAACGTCTTGCTTAATGAACTGCACGCTTATCATCATGAGGTTGCTACCAAAATTACTCAGATCAAAGCATTGGTGGGTAGGCTGAAGCATGAATCTGCTGGTGCCGATGACTTCAAGCAGTTGTTCAAGATGCTGGAAGCCTTGCATGGTGACGCAGAGCGACGCCATCATGAAAATGAAGAGCTTATTCGGCGGGCACTGCTAGCGACTGATGCACCGATCCACCAACGGGTCAAGGATATCGAGCGAGATCATCTGGCATTTGGGCGTATTGCTGGACAGCTCAAGATGTTGGAAGACTCAACTCAGGAGGCAAGAGTGATCGCTGACACTATCGAAGACTTCATCAGGAAATACTACGATCATATGGAAGCTGAAGAGAGCATTTTCTTTCCGATGGCTGATAAGTGGTTATCAGACATCCAGTGGGAGGAAACAAAGCGTCAATGGCATTAA
- a CDS encoding universal stress protein — protein MSQYERLLLITHLALRHSPAIDHAAALAKASGAKLHIMALIPSLKLLSLLEECDRKPVRERYLQDHRDWLKDQVRKFHGRGIEVTTQLAWADDMEQDILEHVRELQPNVLIKEIQHDASLKRAFFTPLDWHLLRHCPIPVYLVGGVRHALPRKVVAAVDTTAGDSENKELNDHIVQQASSLAQQCDAELHLLYAYDISQDYLEELGGGLKLSELTNWRRKKLEKSFLELAGRYGVPADRRHFVLGHPVTALSEFANKHQVDVIVMGRVQDQGLVKLLGSTTEHILYQVPCSVLAV, from the coding sequence GTGAGCCAGTATGAACGGTTGTTACTCATCACCCACCTGGCCCTGCGCCATTCTCCGGCGATCGACCATGCAGCAGCGCTGGCCAAGGCCAGTGGTGCAAAGTTGCATATCATGGCGTTGATTCCTTCGTTAAAACTGTTGTCACTGCTCGAAGAATGCGATCGGAAACCAGTTCGCGAGCGTTACCTGCAGGACCATCGCGACTGGTTGAAGGACCAGGTCAGAAAATTCCATGGCAGAGGGATCGAGGTGACCACCCAGTTGGCTTGGGCTGATGACATGGAGCAAGACATCCTTGAACATGTCAGGGAACTGCAGCCCAACGTGTTGATCAAGGAAATCCAACACGACGCATCACTCAAACGCGCGTTCTTCACTCCGCTGGACTGGCACTTGCTGCGCCACTGCCCGATACCGGTTTATCTGGTGGGCGGCGTTCGTCATGCCTTGCCGCGCAAGGTCGTCGCGGCGGTTGATACGACGGCGGGCGACTCTGAAAACAAAGAACTGAATGACCATATCGTCCAACAGGCTTCCAGTCTCGCGCAACAGTGTGATGCCGAATTGCATTTGCTTTATGCCTATGACATTTCGCAAGACTATCTGGAGGAATTGGGCGGTGGCTTGAAACTGTCGGAGCTGACCAATTGGCGGCGCAAAAAGTTGGAGAAATCGTTCCTGGAACTCGCCGGCCGATACGGTGTTCCCGCGGACCGTAGGCATTTCGTACTGGGGCATCCTGTTACGGCGCTGAGCGAGTTCGCCAACAAGCATCAAGTGGATGTGATCGTGATGGGCCGGGTCCAGGACCAGGGTCTGGTCAAGCTTCTGGGCAGCACGACTGAACATATTCTGTACCAGGTGCCTTGCAGCGTTCTGGCAGTCTAG
- the mexE gene encoding multidrug efflux RND transporter periplasmic adaptor subunit MexE, with protein sequence MEQSLKHMRFPLALLAMLVMSACGKAPDTAATLPAAKVSVAKVLEQPVNEWDEFTGRLEAPETVEIRPRVSGQIDEVAFTEGALVKKGDLLFQIDPRPFQAEVRRLEALVAQSRANATRSENEARRGERLRTSNAISAELADSRTSAAQEARAAVGALQAQLDLAKLNLSFTRVTAPISGRVSRAEITAGNLVTADTTALTSVVSTDKVYAYFDADERVFLKYTALAREGKRGATTPVYLGLSNEDGNPHQGVMNFVDNQVNPKTGTIRGRAVFDNTDGTYTPGLYARLKLVGSGTYSAVLINDEAVGTDLGKKFVLVMDADNKTVYRSVELGPKIEGLRIVRNGLNKDDTVIVKGLQRVRPGSPVTPEVIPMASQETLAALAQQRQALEASNLPQVAPAKVASGAVVKVAAATPRG encoded by the coding sequence ATGGAACAATCTCTCAAACATATGCGCTTCCCCTTGGCCCTGTTGGCCATGTTGGTGATGAGCGCCTGCGGCAAGGCTCCGGACACCGCCGCCACGCTGCCCGCGGCCAAGGTCAGTGTGGCCAAGGTACTGGAACAACCAGTCAACGAATGGGACGAATTCACCGGGCGCCTCGAAGCCCCGGAAACCGTGGAGATCCGGCCTCGGGTCTCCGGCCAGATCGATGAAGTGGCTTTCACCGAAGGCGCCTTGGTCAAGAAAGGCGACCTGCTGTTCCAGATTGACCCGCGTCCGTTCCAGGCTGAGGTCCGCCGACTCGAAGCCCTGGTTGCCCAGTCCCGCGCCAACGCGACCCGCAGCGAGAACGAAGCCCGCCGCGGTGAACGCTTGCGCACCAGCAACGCGATTTCCGCCGAGCTGGCCGATTCGCGCACCAGCGCTGCCCAGGAAGCCCGCGCCGCCGTCGGCGCACTCCAGGCGCAGCTTGATCTGGCGAAATTGAACCTGAGCTTCACCCGCGTCACCGCACCGATCAGTGGCCGTGTCAGCCGTGCGGAAATCACCGCGGGCAACCTGGTGACCGCCGATACCACCGCGCTGACCAGCGTCGTGTCCACCGACAAGGTCTATGCCTACTTCGACGCCGACGAGCGCGTGTTCCTCAAGTACACCGCCCTCGCCCGCGAGGGTAAACGTGGCGCCACCACCCCGGTTTACCTCGGCCTGTCCAACGAAGACGGCAACCCGCACCAGGGCGTGATGAACTTCGTCGACAACCAGGTCAACCCGAAGACCGGCACCATCCGTGGCCGCGCGGTGTTCGATAACACTGACGGTACTTATACCCCGGGTCTCTACGCGCGCTTGAAACTGGTCGGCAGCGGCACCTACTCCGCCGTGCTGATCAACGACGAAGCGGTCGGCACCGACCTGGGCAAGAAGTTCGTGCTGGTGATGGATGCCGACAACAAGACCGTGTATCGCTCGGTCGAGCTGGGTCCGAAGATCGAAGGCTTGCGCATCGTGCGCAACGGCCTGAACAAGGATGACACCGTCATCGTCAAGGGCCTGCAACGTGTACGTCCTGGTTCGCCGGTCACCCCTGAAGTGATCCCGATGGCCAGCCAGGAAACCCTCGCCGCTCTGGCTCAACAACGACAAGCGCTGGAAGCCAGCAACCTGCCCCAAGTCGCACCTGCCAAGGTCGCGTCGGGTGCGGTTGTGAAAGTGGCTGCTGCGACACCACGCGGTTAA
- the phaC gene encoding class II poly(R)-hydroxyalkanoic acid synthase gives MNKKNKDLSQQTAMHTLSLNPAFGPRRRDLLGTARMVLRQVLKQPVHSARHMAAFGVELKNVLLDRSQLKPAAADKRFDEQTWQRNPLYRRYMKTYLAWCQEMNDWISTSNLSEQDAHRGQFVIGLLTEAMAPTNTLANPAALKRFFETGGKSILDGFSQLTRDLIENGGMPSQVDKTAFEVGHNLGITEGAVVFRNEVLELIQYKPRTEQVQARPLLVVPPQINKFYLFDLTPEKSLIRFLLDSGIQTFAVSWRNPGKAQREWGLSSYVEALKEAIDAVLAITRSADLNTFGACSGGCTLSSLLGHYAALDEKKVNAFTLAVSMLDIRPDTQVGLFADEKSLVAAKRRSSQAGVLKGRELAKVFAWMRPNDLIWNYWINNYLLGNEPPAFDVLYWNNDTTNLPATLHGEFIDMYQTNPLARAGALEVCGTPIDLSQVTSDFYCVAGLTDHITPWDACYRSMHLFGGQGEFVVSNSGHIQSVLNPPGNPKARFMTGSELPVEAQEWMEAASQQAGSWWTHWLAWLQARSGAHKKAPRKLGNRAYAAAEAAPGTYVHLR, from the coding sequence ATGAACAAGAAAAATAAAGACCTCTCCCAGCAAACTGCGATGCACACGCTGAGCCTGAATCCGGCGTTCGGTCCTCGCCGGCGCGATCTGCTCGGCACCGCCCGCATGGTCCTGCGACAAGTGTTGAAGCAACCCGTGCACAGCGCTCGGCATATGGCGGCATTCGGCGTCGAGCTGAAAAATGTCCTGCTCGACCGCTCGCAGCTCAAGCCGGCAGCGGCAGACAAACGTTTCGACGAGCAGACCTGGCAGCGCAACCCGCTATACCGTCGCTACATGAAGACTTACCTGGCCTGGTGTCAGGAGATGAACGACTGGATCAGCACCAGCAACCTTAGCGAGCAGGATGCTCATCGTGGTCAGTTCGTCATTGGCCTGCTGACCGAGGCGATGGCGCCGACCAACACCCTGGCCAACCCGGCAGCGCTCAAGCGCTTCTTTGAAACCGGCGGCAAGAGCATTCTGGATGGTTTCTCGCAGCTGACCCGGGACCTGATCGAAAACGGCGGCATGCCGAGCCAGGTGGACAAGACGGCTTTCGAGGTGGGCCACAATCTGGGCATCACCGAAGGTGCGGTGGTGTTTCGCAATGAGGTGCTGGAGCTGATCCAGTACAAGCCCCGTACTGAGCAGGTGCAGGCGCGTCCATTGTTGGTGGTACCGCCACAGATCAACAAGTTCTACCTGTTTGATCTGACGCCGGAGAAGAGCCTGATCCGTTTTCTCCTCGACAGCGGTATCCAGACCTTCGCTGTCAGTTGGCGCAATCCGGGCAAGGCACAGCGTGAATGGGGGTTGTCCAGCTACGTGGAAGCCTTGAAGGAAGCGATCGACGCGGTTCTTGCGATAACCCGCAGCGCCGACCTGAACACCTTCGGAGCCTGCTCCGGTGGCTGCACCCTGTCCTCGCTGTTGGGCCACTACGCTGCCCTGGACGAGAAAAAGGTCAATGCCTTTACCCTGGCGGTCAGTATGTTGGACATACGCCCCGACACCCAGGTCGGGCTGTTCGCCGACGAGAAGTCGCTAGTGGCCGCCAAGCGCCGTTCCTCTCAGGCTGGCGTGCTGAAAGGTCGCGAGCTGGCCAAAGTCTTCGCCTGGATGCGCCCCAATGACTTGATCTGGAATTACTGGATCAACAACTACCTGCTTGGCAACGAGCCGCCGGCATTCGATGTCCTCTACTGGAACAACGACACAACCAACCTGCCGGCCACGCTGCACGGCGAATTCATTGACATGTACCAGACCAATCCCCTCGCCCGCGCCGGTGCTCTGGAGGTCTGCGGCACACCGATAGACCTCAGTCAGGTCACCAGTGACTTCTACTGCGTTGCAGGCCTGACCGACCACATCACCCCGTGGGACGCCTGCTACCGCTCCATGCATCTGTTTGGCGGTCAGGGCGAGTTCGTGGTGTCCAACAGCGGGCATATCCAGAGCGTCCTCAACCCGCCGGGCAACCCCAAGGCGCGCTTCATGACCGGCAGCGAGCTGCCAGTCGAGGCTCAGGAGTGGATGGAAGCTGCCAGTCAACAGGCAGGCTCCTGGTGGACCCATTGGCTGGCCTGGCTGCAGGCACGCTCGGGCGCTCATAAAAAGGCTCCCCGTAAACTGGGCAACAGGGCTTATGCTGCGGCTGAGGCTGCGCCGGGTACCTACGTGCACTTGCGCTGA
- a CDS encoding 2OG-Fe(II) oxygenase, whose translation MTPDINRLSITHSPELDFDQEAASAFGQSLANSYVQATPFPHIVIDNFLPEDLIANICSNFPVEPTANEMLYERGYKGQNKRQISPNECTPYLKAVFNAFNSAPMLQFLEKLTGIEGLIPDPYFTGGGLHETKSGGYLGVHSDFRLNKKLNIHRRLNAIIYLNKDWQEEYGGNLELWDVDMKTCLKKILPIYNRCVIFNTDKDSNHGHPEPLTTPPHITRRSIALYYYTAATVVADPAQRNKTHYKPRPKDRFSLKYYIGKLIKKKN comes from the coding sequence ATGACACCCGACATTAACAGGCTATCCATCACCCATTCCCCCGAGCTTGATTTCGACCAAGAAGCGGCCAGTGCTTTCGGTCAATCGCTAGCAAATAGCTACGTCCAGGCCACCCCATTTCCACACATCGTCATCGATAACTTTCTACCGGAAGACCTGATTGCAAATATTTGTTCGAACTTTCCAGTCGAGCCCACCGCCAACGAAATGCTCTACGAACGTGGCTATAAAGGTCAAAATAAACGCCAAATCAGCCCCAACGAATGCACGCCCTATCTGAAGGCTGTTTTCAACGCCTTTAACTCCGCGCCCATGTTGCAGTTTCTTGAAAAACTGACGGGCATTGAGGGCTTGATACCCGACCCCTATTTCACCGGTGGCGGGCTGCACGAAACAAAAAGTGGTGGCTACCTTGGCGTTCACTCGGACTTCCGACTCAACAAGAAACTCAATATCCACCGAAGACTGAACGCCATTATCTATCTGAACAAAGACTGGCAAGAAGAATACGGCGGAAATTTGGAGCTTTGGGATGTCGACATGAAGACTTGCCTTAAAAAAATCCTGCCGATTTATAACCGCTGTGTAATTTTCAACACAGACAAGGACAGCAATCACGGGCATCCTGAACCATTAACGACTCCGCCACACATCACTCGTAGATCCATAGCGCTCTATTACTACACCGCAGCAACCGTGGTGGCCGACCCTGCACAAAGAAACAAAACACACTACAAGCCAAGGCCTAAAGATCGTTTTAGCCTCAAGTACTACATAGGAAAGCTAATCAAGAAGAAAAACTAA
- a CDS encoding c-type cytochrome: MEISRWALLCFLPGAFTTPAFAADAQKIFSQGGSNPGAIACSTCHGADGLGMPSAGFPRLAGLPADYLTKQISDFRSGSRSNPIMLPIAQALSEDESKALAVMLAKMPSPAVKPVNRAHVAKGPGEILALRGAWDRNIPECVACHGPSGIGVGATFPPLSGQSAQYLKSQLNAWRQNTRKNDQDDLMGHIARSLTDTEVEAVSQYFAELSK; this comes from the coding sequence ATGGAGATCTCGCGTTGGGCATTACTTTGTTTTTTACCCGGTGCATTTACGACACCCGCTTTTGCAGCAGACGCACAAAAAATATTCTCCCAAGGTGGGTCTAATCCAGGAGCCATCGCCTGCTCAACCTGTCATGGTGCGGATGGCTTAGGGATGCCTTCTGCGGGTTTTCCAAGGCTTGCAGGCCTACCTGCTGATTACCTGACGAAGCAAATCTCTGATTTCCGCTCAGGTTCAAGGAGCAATCCAATAATGCTTCCAATCGCTCAGGCGTTGAGCGAAGACGAATCAAAAGCCCTCGCAGTTATGCTCGCCAAGATGCCAAGTCCAGCAGTAAAACCAGTGAATCGTGCGCACGTAGCGAAAGGACCAGGGGAAATCCTGGCTTTGAGAGGCGCATGGGATCGGAATATTCCCGAGTGCGTAGCGTGCCATGGTCCAAGTGGTATCGGTGTCGGTGCCACCTTTCCGCCACTCTCCGGTCAGTCGGCTCAGTACCTCAAATCACAATTGAATGCCTGGCGGCAAAATACTCGAAAAAATGATCAAGACGATCTCATGGGCCACATTGCGCGCTCACTCACCGATACCGAGGTCGAGGCTGTTTCCCAATATTTTGCTGAGCTCAGTAAATAG
- a CDS encoding universal stress protein, translating into MSQYQRLFLIAGPAMRHTPALERAVAIAEATGAALHITVFIEDSNLLGLMNAGARFREACQKENETWLKDEADLIRGRGVMVSTEVIVTRTALQEILRHVAEMQPDLVIKDVHHESALKRVFITPLDWHLLRECPVAVHLVSEVRCPLPRVVVAAVDPSQPETQITGINDRIIQAANGLSMQCSAELHLLHAYDLSLTHISDAGAGAVTMPGFSSDVRKSLQKSFIALAAHYGVPTERQHFVEGPPGKALADFAAHHRADVIVMGNAHRKGLGKWVGSTTEHVLYQVPCNIFAVTGSADQ; encoded by the coding sequence ATGAGCCAATATCAACGACTCTTCTTGATAGCCGGTCCAGCCATGCGTCACACGCCGGCGTTGGAGCGAGCGGTCGCCATTGCCGAAGCCACCGGCGCAGCGCTGCACATCACGGTGTTTATCGAAGACTCCAACCTCTTGGGCCTGATGAACGCCGGTGCGCGTTTTCGTGAGGCCTGTCAGAAAGAGAACGAAACGTGGCTCAAGGATGAGGCCGATCTGATCCGCGGGCGCGGGGTGATGGTGAGTACCGAAGTGATTGTTACGCGCACCGCGCTGCAAGAAATACTTCGGCATGTGGCAGAAATGCAGCCGGACCTGGTGATCAAGGACGTGCACCACGAGTCGGCGCTCAAACGCGTTTTCATTACGCCGCTGGATTGGCACCTGTTGCGCGAATGTCCGGTGGCTGTGCATCTGGTCAGCGAAGTCAGGTGTCCACTTCCGCGGGTGGTCGTGGCGGCAGTCGATCCGTCACAACCCGAGACTCAGATCACTGGCATCAACGACCGCATCATCCAGGCGGCGAACGGATTGTCGATGCAATGCAGCGCGGAGCTGCATCTGCTGCATGCCTACGATCTCTCGCTGACACATATCTCCGACGCAGGCGCCGGGGCAGTGACGATGCCAGGCTTCAGCAGCGATGTGCGCAAGTCACTGCAAAAGTCATTTATCGCATTGGCCGCCCACTACGGCGTGCCCACTGAGCGACAACACTTCGTTGAAGGGCCGCCTGGCAAAGCGCTGGCCGACTTTGCAGCGCATCACCGGGCCGATGTGATCGTCATGGGAAATGCGCATCGCAAGGGACTGGGCAAATGGGTGGGCAGCACGACGGAGCATGTTCTGTATCAAGTGCCCTGCAACATTTTCGCCGTTACCGGGTCTGCGGATCAGTGA
- a CDS encoding DUF1059 domain-containing protein — protein MARKYIDCREFPSDSQCSVALSADSESELLEAAAQHAVSVHKHTDSPELRAQLKTMFHDGTPPVEAPRPA, from the coding sequence ATGGCGCGTAAATACATCGACTGCCGCGAGTTTCCGAGCGATTCCCAATGCTCAGTCGCACTGTCCGCGGACTCTGAAAGCGAACTGCTCGAGGCCGCCGCACAGCATGCAGTCAGCGTTCACAAGCACACCGACTCACCGGAACTGCGCGCTCAACTGAAGACGATGTTTCACGACGGCACCCCGCCTGTTGAGGCACCGCGTCCCGCTTAA